The Polypterus senegalus isolate Bchr_013 chromosome 10, ASM1683550v1, whole genome shotgun sequence genomic interval ACTTAAAGAACTTGGAGGCTGTAGTTCATGAAGAGCAACATacaaaaattaatcaaataaGTTGAAGCTGATTTAGAAACTTTTGTCAACTCAGGGTATGAAAATCCTCACAGAGAATTTACAAAATCCTCTTTATATGATGTACTCATACTGTGGTTAGTGATATTATAGCtcaaagatttataaataacCATTGAGTAATCTGTTAAATACTAATGCAgtgtttgctttttatctgtcAAATAAAATTCTGAGTTCTGTGATTAATGACACTTTTTTGCTTTCCAAGCTCagcagtaaaatataaaaattttgtaTTCCAACAAATTACGTAACACTATTGAACAAACAAGTAACTCATTCAAACAAATTACGTAACGCATTTGaatcaattatttaaatttttttccttcactCTTATATCACTTGTATGGAGCCTGTTTTGTATGAATTAATTTGAAcagattactattattattataattttcccCCTTGCTGTCCAGTTCTTATTACGGAGACCCGTATGGTTTTTCTGGCCTACAGTTCAATGAACTGTAAGTGAATTGTAAGGTGTGTGTTAAAATCAGTGAGGAACTAGTTTGAAGACCACCACGGTAAAAACGGTTATTTTGAGGAGTCCTGAAATGTGTTTGAAATGCTCGAGACATTACGACAATGGATTTATGGAATCTTCTCTGAGAATGTGTTATTCCGGAGTCAGTTGTGGAAACGTTAATAGAAGAAAAGGTAAGATTTAAAATCTAGTCGATAATGGCACTGAACAGCGTAGAATAGATGGAAACTATTGGCTGGGTAAACTCTTATGGTTCTGATTCATTAAACTGAATACCAGGAAATATAAATAGctactgaaagaagaaaaaaatgataagtaATCTGTTTGAGTGAGTTACTAATTCatttgaaagttgtttttttttgtggcttGACACCTATGGGGCTCCGTACACAAACAACAGtaagtaacaataataaataaacattttcctttgtgtttcttttaagATGTCAGACAGCTCTATTCCAGAGCAGGAAGCAGAAGGGCTTCAGAAGCGTTTTAAAGATGTCGGACTTGACCCTGCCTATTGGCTTCCAAAATTGAAAGTAAAGCTGGGTATCATTTCTGTCCAAGCCTTACCATATGTGGGAAGAGAAGACTATGAAAAACTCTTACCATACTGCAAAGCAGATTGGGAGAAAAGAGCACTTAAAAGTGTATTTAATATAAAGGATGACAAGTCTGAAGttgaaaaattacaaaaggaaCGATTAGAGAAGGCCAAAAAAAGACAAGAGGAGAGCAGGTGTATGCTGACAGAACTTAGAGCGTTGTATGAGCAGGGCAAGGAACGGAGTGACCATGACGTAGAAGCCATAAAGCAGAAACTTCAGAGAGAACTTGAAATACCCCCTGAGTATTGGTCAACCTCAACTGTCCCATTGAAAGCTGTGATAGAAAATATGCAGAAACATCTGGACTGTATGGAGTCCTCACTTCAAAAGAGTGAGAACCTGTCAGATAGAGAGATTTTTAAGAATGCATCAGGCGGTCTTGCCTTAGAGGGAATTTACAAGACAAACAAACTTGAGGACCTTATGAATAAGAGGGAGCAATTGATAGATCTCCATCAGTCCTTCTCTCTTGCTGGACCACAAGATACTCAGATCTTTGAACAAGTTGAGGTTTCATCCCATGAATCAGAAGCCACTTTTGGaaaggtgatggaaaaaatgGGAAGAAGTATTGCTGCTGAAGTTAAAGGTGGTAGATGGGGTTTCAGCTTAGATGTGCAGCTACAGcaaaaaacatcttcagaatTTACAGGGGCAAGTAATTCATTGACAGAGAAGAGCTACATCTGCACcacaaaatataattacattccACTCGCCTCATACTTTATTAACAAATCAGATCTGACTCTAACAAAAGCAGCACTTGATGAGCTCAAAAAGATTGAAATGCTTGTAATGAATACCAATGACAAAGAGCTTCAATTGAAAGAGATGCAAACATTTTTTGACAGATTTGGAAGTCATGCAAACCAAGGCCCTCTTCATTTTGGAGGTATATACTGGTGGAAGGCCTCCTGTGAAGGATTTCACTCTCAAGAAACTGAAGAGGTGAGAAGGATTGTATCAGAGTCATTAAATTCTTACATTGGTGCCAGTTACAGTGGATTTGGCTTAAATGTTTCAGCAGGAGGTGGCATAGAGATGTCATCTTCAGAAGAATCAGTTACTGGAAAGACAAAGGACATTCTGAAAAGTAAAATTCAACTTACAGTGTCAAAAACTGGTGGCCCAGAAGCAGCTGATCAGCTTTTACAATGGAAAACTGGACTGACATCCAGCAGCAAGACTTGGTCTGTCATTGACAGAGGACAGCATTTGGTGCCAGTGTGGGAAATAATCTTGTCTAGTCATAGTACAGAATTTAGAAATGTACAAACAGTTGCAGATTGTCTTGCTAAAGGATATGAAACTTTATCTGGATTAAAGACAAGTGATTTAACTGGTGCAGAGCTGGGCATCATCTTCAAAGAAGTTCAAGAGGTCTTGAGTACCATTAAGTCATGGAATGCCTCTGACCCTGAGCAGCACTTGATACAGCTATCAGAACTGAAAATTAACCTGATTGACAAAACAAAGAGCTGTAAGGTGTGGATCAATGAATGTCTTTCAGACCCTTCACTGCAgggttttttatattctattgtGTCAACACATAAGACATCACCAAATAAAAACAGCGCATACATAAAATCACAGATGCGCTTGCTTCTCCTTCCAGATATTGAGGAATCAGAGAGCTTTCTGGAAAGAGTTTTCATTATGACCTGGCTGAATGAATCAAGACGGGAAATAAAGAAGGAAGAGTCTGTGAAAAATGTGTCTCAACTTTGCAATATTTTACAGCTAGCAAAAATGGAAATTCAAAATACTTCTCCTCTGAAAGACTTGCAGGAAGTGAAGGTAAAACTGACCAGTGAAAtagcattttcagtttttatgttaTGTAAACATTTTAGGGAGATGAAGCAAATGGAGGAGTTATCATTGCTACTGTCCATTGTGACAGTTGTGGGATATTCGGACACAGCTAACACATTTCAGTCAGTTCTTGATTATCCAGAAATCATCTTCTTTCATGATGAGCTTAACAAAGCAAT includes:
- the LOC120536373 gene encoding interferon-induced very large GTPase 1-like, translating into MSDSSIPEQEAEGLQKRFKDVGLDPAYWLPKLKVKLGIISVQALPYVGREDYEKLLPYCKADWEKRALKSVFNIKDDKSEVEKLQKERLEKAKKRQEESRCMLTELRALYEQGKERSDHDVEAIKQKLQRELEIPPEYWSTSTVPLKAVIENMQKHLDCMESSLQKSENLSDREIFKNASGGLALEGIYKTNKLEDLMNKREQLIDLHQSFSLAGPQDTQIFEQVEVSSHESEATFGKVMEKMGRSIAAEVKGGRWGFSLDVQLQQKTSSEFTGASNSLTEKSYICTTKYNYIPLASYFINKSDLTLTKAALDELKKIEMLVMNTNDKELQLKEMQTFFDRFGSHANQGPLHFGGIYWWKASCEGFHSQETEEVRRIVSESLNSYIGASYSGFGLNVSAGGGIEMSSSEESVTGKTKDILKSKIQLTVSKTGGPEAADQLLQWKTGLTSSSKTWSVIDRGQHLVPVWEIILSSHSTEFRNVQTVADCLAKGYETLSGLKTSDLTGAELGIIFKEVQEVLSTIKSWNASDPEQHLIQLSELKINLIDKTKSWFFIFYCVNT